In Microbacterium binotii, one DNA window encodes the following:
- the pyrF gene encoding orotidine-5'-phosphate decarboxylase, whose translation MSAAGFGTRLQAALDEYGQLCVGIDPHAQLLRAWGLGEDAAGVREFGLRVVDAAAGRVGVVKPQVAFYERFGSAGYAALEDVLAAARDAGLLVIADAKRGDIGTTMDGYAAAWLEPGAPLEADALTLSPYLGPESLHETITRAIRADKGVFVLAATSNREAAAVQTAITVDASAGDDEPIAARVAREVGSYNVGSAGALGPVGVVVGATLQRTSFGLTDTVLAGTPILAPGFGAQGAQPSDLDTLFGYVAAQVVASESRSILSAGPAGLVARIDERRALYSEVRRG comes from the coding sequence GTGAGCGCAGCCGGTTTCGGAACGCGGCTGCAGGCCGCGCTCGACGAGTACGGCCAGCTGTGCGTGGGGATCGACCCCCACGCACAGCTGCTGCGCGCCTGGGGCCTCGGCGAGGATGCGGCCGGGGTGCGCGAGTTCGGTCTGCGCGTCGTGGATGCGGCCGCGGGGCGCGTGGGCGTCGTGAAGCCGCAGGTCGCGTTCTACGAACGGTTCGGGTCGGCGGGTTACGCCGCCCTCGAGGACGTGCTCGCTGCGGCGAGGGATGCGGGCCTGCTGGTGATCGCCGACGCGAAGCGGGGCGACATCGGTACGACGATGGACGGCTACGCCGCCGCGTGGCTCGAGCCCGGTGCGCCCCTGGAAGCGGATGCGCTCACCCTCAGCCCCTATCTCGGACCGGAGTCCCTGCACGAGACCATCACCCGCGCGATCCGGGCGGACAAGGGCGTGTTCGTCCTCGCCGCGACGAGCAATCGCGAGGCAGCCGCCGTGCAGACCGCCATCACGGTCGATGCCTCGGCAGGTGACGACGAGCCGATCGCGGCCCGCGTCGCTCGTGAGGTCGGCTCCTACAACGTCGGGAGCGCGGGAGCCCTCGGCCCCGTCGGCGTGGTGGTGGGAGCGACGCTGCAGCGCACATCGTTCGGGCTCACCGACACGGTGCTCGCCGGGACCCCCATCCTTGCTCCGGGTTTCGGCGCGCAGGGTGCACAGCCGTCGGATCTCGACACGCTCTTCGGCTACGTGGCGGCGCAGGTCGTGGCCAGTGAGAGCAGGAGCATCCTGTCTGCTGGTCCGGCCGGCTTGGTCGCCCGCATCGATGAGAGGCGCGCACTCTATTCGGAGGTCCGCCGTGGTTGA
- the carB gene encoding carbamoyl-phosphate synthase large subunit, with protein sequence MPKRDDIRSVLVIGSGPIVIGQACEFDYSGTQACRVLRAEGVRVILVNSNPATIMTDPDFADATYIEPINWRVIETIIAKERPDAILPTLGGQTALNAAIDLHKNGVLEKYGIELIGANFEAINKGEDRQIFKELVIEAGADVAASVICHSMDELLAGAEKLGYPLVVRPSFTMGGLGSGFAYDEADLRRIGGAGLHDSPTNEVLLEESILGWKEYELELMRDTADNTVVVCSIENVDPVGVHTGDSITVAPALTLTDREYQKLRDIGIEIIRRVGVDTGGCNIQFAVDPVTGRIIVIEMNPRVSRSSALASKATGFPIAKIAAKLAIGYRLDEIPNDITKVTPASFEPTLDYVVVKVPRFNFEKFPAADTTLTTTMKSVGEAMAIGRNYATALQKALRSLEKRGSSFHWGDEQRSVEELLEIAATPTDGRIVVLQQAMRKGATIEQAFEATAIDPWFLDQIALINEVAEFVRAAGELDTEVLRVAKEHGFSDAQIAELRGIGEAEVRGIRHALGLRPVYKTVDTCAGEFPALTPYHYSSYDAETEVSPSERTKVVIIGSGPNRIGQGVEFDYSCVHASFALSDAGYETVMINCNPETVSTDYDTSDRLYFEPLTLEDVLEVLHAESASGEILGVICQLGGQTPLGLAKGIEAAGYRILGTSPAAIDLAEERELFSRLLDDAGLVAPRSGTAIDVDGAVSVAEEIGYPVLVRPSFVLGGRGMEIVYSTEALRDYFVRIADAAIIGPGLPLLVDRFLDDAIELDVDALFDGQELYIGGVMEHLEEAGIHSGDSSCTLPPVSLGRTDVDRVREATLAIAQGVGVRGLLNVQFAISAGVLYVIEANPRASRTVPFVSKALGIPLAKAASRIMAGSSIAELKAEGMLPEQDGSRVPLDAPVAVKEAVLPFKRFRTKDGQTVDSVLGPEMRSTGEVMGFDRDFPTAFAKSQQAAYGGMPLSGTVFISVADADKRAVILPAHRLQELGYELVATEGTAEILARNGIAVRTVNKYSATQETGETNIVDLINAGEIDMIVNTPSGGLARADGYEIRAAAVAADKALFTTMAVLGAAVSALPVLREGFDVKSLQEYAVERAARA encoded by the coding sequence ATGCCCAAGCGCGACGACATCCGCTCCGTCCTCGTCATCGGCTCCGGCCCGATCGTCATCGGTCAGGCCTGTGAGTTCGACTACTCCGGTACCCAGGCGTGCCGTGTGCTGCGTGCCGAGGGCGTTCGCGTGATCCTGGTCAACTCGAACCCGGCCACGATCATGACCGACCCCGACTTCGCCGATGCGACCTACATCGAGCCCATCAACTGGCGGGTCATCGAGACCATCATCGCCAAGGAGCGCCCCGACGCGATCCTGCCGACCCTCGGCGGCCAGACGGCGCTGAACGCGGCGATCGACCTGCACAAGAACGGTGTGCTGGAGAAGTACGGCATCGAGCTCATCGGCGCCAACTTCGAGGCCATCAACAAGGGCGAGGACCGCCAGATCTTCAAGGAGCTGGTGATCGAGGCCGGAGCGGATGTGGCCGCCTCCGTCATCTGCCACTCCATGGACGAGCTCCTCGCCGGTGCCGAGAAGCTCGGGTACCCGCTCGTGGTTCGCCCCTCCTTCACGATGGGCGGACTGGGCTCGGGCTTCGCGTACGACGAGGCCGATCTGCGCCGCATCGGCGGCGCCGGTCTGCACGACTCGCCCACGAACGAGGTGCTCCTCGAGGAGTCCATCCTCGGGTGGAAGGAGTACGAGCTCGAGCTCATGCGCGACACCGCCGACAACACGGTGGTCGTCTGCTCGATCGAGAACGTCGACCCCGTCGGCGTGCACACGGGGGACTCGATCACGGTCGCCCCCGCGCTCACGCTGACAGACCGCGAGTATCAGAAGCTGCGCGACATCGGCATCGAGATCATCCGTCGCGTGGGTGTCGACACCGGCGGCTGCAACATCCAGTTCGCCGTCGACCCCGTGACCGGGCGCATCATCGTGATCGAGATGAACCCGCGCGTGTCGCGCTCCTCGGCGCTGGCGTCGAAGGCCACGGGCTTCCCGATCGCCAAGATCGCCGCCAAGCTCGCGATCGGCTACCGCCTCGACGAGATCCCGAACGACATCACGAAGGTGACCCCGGCGAGCTTCGAGCCGACGCTGGACTACGTCGTCGTCAAGGTGCCGCGCTTCAACTTCGAGAAGTTCCCCGCGGCCGACACGACACTCACGACGACCATGAAGTCGGTCGGCGAGGCGATGGCGATCGGTCGCAACTACGCGACGGCCTTGCAGAAGGCGCTGCGATCGCTGGAGAAGCGCGGCTCCAGCTTCCACTGGGGTGACGAGCAGCGCTCGGTCGAGGAGCTGCTGGAGATCGCGGCCACCCCGACGGACGGGCGCATCGTCGTCCTGCAGCAGGCCATGCGCAAGGGAGCCACGATCGAGCAGGCGTTCGAGGCGACGGCGATCGATCCCTGGTTCCTCGATCAGATCGCGCTGATCAACGAGGTGGCCGAGTTCGTGCGCGCGGCCGGCGAGCTCGATACCGAGGTGCTGCGGGTCGCGAAGGAGCACGGCTTCAGCGACGCGCAGATCGCCGAGCTGCGCGGCATCGGCGAGGCCGAGGTGCGCGGCATCCGCCACGCCCTGGGACTGCGGCCCGTCTACAAGACGGTCGACACGTGCGCCGGAGAGTTCCCCGCTCTCACGCCGTACCACTACTCGAGCTACGACGCCGAGACGGAGGTGTCGCCGTCGGAGCGCACCAAGGTCGTCATCATCGGCTCCGGCCCCAACCGCATCGGTCAGGGCGTCGAGTTCGACTATTCGTGCGTGCACGCGAGCTTCGCGCTCTCGGATGCGGGCTACGAGACGGTCATGATCAACTGCAACCCGGAGACGGTCTCGACCGACTACGACACGAGCGACCGTCTGTACTTCGAACCGCTCACGCTCGAAGACGTGCTCGAGGTGCTGCATGCGGAGAGCGCGTCGGGCGAGATCCTCGGTGTCATCTGTCAGCTCGGAGGCCAGACCCCCCTGGGGCTTGCGAAGGGCATCGAGGCGGCGGGCTACCGCATCCTGGGCACGAGCCCCGCCGCGATCGACCTGGCGGAGGAGCGCGAGCTGTTCTCGCGCCTGCTGGACGACGCGGGCCTGGTCGCGCCGCGCAGCGGCACGGCGATCGACGTCGACGGCGCGGTGAGCGTCGCCGAGGAGATCGGCTACCCGGTGCTGGTGCGCCCGAGCTTCGTGCTCGGCGGCCGCGGCATGGAGATCGTCTACTCGACGGAGGCGCTGCGCGACTACTTCGTCCGCATCGCCGATGCGGCCATCATCGGCCCGGGGCTGCCCCTGCTCGTCGACCGCTTCCTGGACGACGCCATCGAGCTCGACGTGGACGCCCTGTTCGACGGCCAGGAGCTGTACATCGGCGGCGTGATGGAGCACCTGGAGGAGGCGGGCATCCACTCCGGCGACTCCTCCTGCACGCTCCCTCCCGTGTCGCTGGGCCGCACCGACGTCGACCGTGTCCGTGAGGCGACGCTGGCCATCGCCCAGGGCGTGGGCGTGCGGGGGCTGCTGAACGTGCAGTTCGCGATCAGTGCCGGCGTGCTCTACGTGATCGAGGCGAACCCGCGCGCGAGCCGCACGGTGCCCTTCGTCTCCAAGGCGCTCGGCATCCCGCTCGCGAAGGCCGCCAGCCGCATCATGGCGGGCAGCTCCATCGCCGAGCTCAAGGCCGAGGGGATGCTTCCCGAGCAGGACGGCTCGCGTGTTCCGCTGGACGCACCCGTCGCCGTCAAGGAGGCCGTGCTGCCCTTCAAGCGGTTCCGCACGAAGGACGGCCAGACCGTCGACTCCGTGCTCGGGCCGGAGATGCGCTCGACCGGCGAGGTCATGGGATTCGACCGCGATTTCCCGACGGCGTTCGCGAAGAGCCAGCAGGCCGCCTACGGCGGGATGCCCCTGTCGGGCACGGTGTTCATCTCGGTCGCCGACGCCGACAAGCGCGCCGTGATCCTGCCGGCCCACCGCCTCCAGGAACTCGGCTACGAGCTCGTGGCGACGGAGGGAACGGCGGAGATCCTCGCTCGGAACGGCATCGCGGTGCGCACCGTCAACAAGTACTCGGCGACGCAGGAGACGGGGGAGACGAACATCGTCGATCTCATCAACGCGGGTGAGATCGACATGATCGTCAACACGCCCAGCGGCGGCCTGGCGCGCGCGGACGGGTACGAGATCCGCGCGGCCGCGGTGGCCGCGGACAAGGCACTGTTCACGACGATGGCCGTGCTCGGCGCCGCCGTCAGCGCGTTGCCCGTGCTGCGCGAGGGGTTCGACGTGAAGAGCCTGCAGGAGTACGCGGTGGAGCGGGCGGCGCGCGCGTGA
- the carA gene encoding glutamine-hydrolyzing carbamoyl-phosphate synthase small subunit, with amino-acid sequence MTLFRTGPAVLVLEDGTRHSGRAYGATGTTLGEVVFATGMTGYQETLTDPSYAGQIVLQTAPHIGNTGVNDEDTESRRIWVAGYIVRDPSRVVSNWRAEESLDDALTNDGIVGISGIDTRAVTRHIRSAGSMRGGIFSGDAAAIDPEEQLRIVREAPAMAGQNLSASVSVVETEITPATAERVGNLAVLDLGVKQATIDNLAARGFDVHVLPQTATIEEIRAIDPVAVFYSNGPGDPAASADHVELLRAVLDDRLPFFGICFGNQLLGRALGYGTYKLPFGHRGINQPVMDRTTGRVEITAHNHGFAVDAPLDGVSDSPNGYGRVEVSHVGLNDQVVEGLRALDIPAFSVQYHPEAAAGPHDANYLFDRFRDMVIAEQSKKDTK; translated from the coding sequence ATGACTCTCTTCCGCACCGGACCGGCCGTCCTCGTCCTCGAAGACGGCACCCGCCACTCCGGCCGCGCCTACGGCGCCACCGGCACCACCCTCGGCGAGGTCGTCTTCGCCACCGGTATGACCGGCTACCAGGAGACCCTCACCGACCCCTCCTACGCGGGACAGATCGTCCTGCAGACCGCGCCCCACATCGGCAACACCGGTGTCAACGACGAGGACACCGAGTCGCGGCGCATCTGGGTCGCCGGCTACATCGTGCGCGACCCCTCGCGCGTCGTGTCCAACTGGCGTGCCGAGGAGTCGCTCGACGACGCACTCACGAACGACGGCATCGTCGGCATCAGTGGCATCGACACCCGTGCCGTGACGCGCCACATCCGCTCGGCGGGCAGCATGCGCGGCGGAATCTTCTCGGGCGACGCCGCGGCGATCGACCCGGAGGAGCAGCTGCGCATCGTGCGCGAGGCGCCCGCGATGGCGGGACAGAACCTCTCCGCATCCGTCTCCGTCGTCGAGACCGAGATCACCCCCGCCACCGCGGAGCGCGTCGGGAACCTGGCCGTGCTCGACCTCGGGGTCAAGCAGGCCACGATCGACAACCTCGCCGCTCGCGGATTCGACGTGCACGTGCTGCCGCAGACCGCCACGATCGAGGAGATCCGCGCGATCGACCCCGTCGCGGTGTTCTACTCCAACGGCCCCGGCGACCCGGCGGCATCCGCCGATCACGTCGAGCTGCTGCGCGCGGTGCTCGATGACCGCCTGCCGTTCTTCGGCATCTGCTTCGGCAACCAGCTGCTGGGGCGGGCGCTGGGCTACGGCACGTACAAGCTGCCCTTCGGTCACCGCGGCATCAACCAGCCCGTCATGGACCGCACGACCGGGCGCGTGGAGATCACCGCGCACAACCACGGCTTCGCAGTGGATGCGCCGCTCGACGGCGTGAGCGACAGCCCGAACGGCTACGGCCGCGTCGAGGTCAGCCACGTCGGCCTCAACGATCAGGTCGTCGAGGGGCTACGCGCCCTCGACATCCCCGCGTTCAGTGTGCAGTACCACCCGGAGGCCGCCGCCGGCCCGCACGACGCGAACTACCTCTTCGACCGGTTCCGGGACATGGTCATCGCCGAGCAGAGCAAGAAGGACACCAAGTAA
- a CDS encoding dihydroorotase yields MSGTYVIRGVRPVGAAAVDLVVADGLIQEMGSGLSRAGAQVIDAEGLVALPGLVDLHTHLREPGYEASETILTGSRAGAAGGYTALFAMPNTSPVADTAGVVEQELALGEAAGFVDVQPIGAVTVGQKGERLAELGAMAHSRARVRVFSDDGFCVFDPLIMRRALEYVKAFDGVIAQHAQDPRLTEGAQMNEGAVSAELGLTGWPAVAEESIIARDVLLAEHVGSRLHVCHLSTAGSVDIIRWAKKRGIAVTAEVTPHHLLLTEELVRGYDARFKVNPPLRRDEDVQAVREGLADGTIDIVATDHAPHPAEAKACEWQAAANGMVGLESALRVVHHAMVETGLLDWADVARVMSSAPAAIGRLQAHGRPLAVGEPAHLALYDDSVRARFAVDDLHGRSTNSPYLGRELPGSTRWTFRAGIATVRDGVVVDAAEVHA; encoded by the coding sequence ATGAGCGGAACGTACGTGATCCGCGGCGTGCGGCCGGTCGGCGCCGCCGCGGTCGATCTCGTCGTCGCGGACGGCCTCATCCAGGAGATGGGGAGTGGCCTCAGCCGAGCCGGGGCCCAGGTCATCGATGCCGAGGGCCTCGTCGCCCTTCCCGGCCTGGTCGATCTGCACACGCATCTGCGAGAGCCCGGCTACGAGGCATCCGAGACCATCCTGACCGGCTCTCGTGCGGGCGCCGCGGGCGGGTACACGGCCCTGTTCGCCATGCCGAACACGTCGCCCGTCGCGGACACCGCCGGAGTCGTCGAGCAGGAGCTCGCGCTCGGCGAAGCCGCCGGCTTCGTCGACGTCCAGCCCATCGGGGCCGTGACGGTCGGACAGAAGGGCGAGCGGCTGGCGGAGCTGGGAGCGATGGCTCACTCCCGCGCGCGCGTGCGTGTGTTCAGCGATGACGGCTTCTGCGTCTTCGATCCGCTCATCATGCGTCGCGCCCTCGAGTACGTGAAGGCGTTCGACGGCGTGATCGCACAGCACGCGCAGGACCCGCGTCTGACCGAGGGCGCTCAGATGAACGAGGGCGCCGTCTCGGCCGAGCTGGGGCTCACCGGGTGGCCCGCCGTCGCGGAGGAGTCGATCATCGCCCGCGACGTCCTGCTCGCCGAGCATGTCGGGTCGCGCCTGCACGTCTGCCACCTCTCCACGGCCGGCAGCGTCGACATCATCCGCTGGGCGAAGAAGCGGGGCATCGCAGTGACCGCCGAGGTCACCCCGCACCACCTGCTGTTGACCGAAGAACTCGTTCGCGGATACGACGCGCGGTTCAAGGTGAACCCGCCGTTGCGGCGGGACGAGGACGTGCAGGCGGTCCGGGAGGGCCTCGCGGACGGCACGATCGACATCGTCGCGACCGACCACGCACCGCATCCCGCCGAGGCGAAGGCCTGCGAGTGGCAGGCCGCGGCCAACGGCATGGTGGGACTCGAGAGCGCCCTGCGCGTCGTGCACCACGCCATGGTTGAGACCGGACTGCTCGACTGGGCGGACGTCGCGCGCGTCATGAGCAGCGCGCCTGCCGCGATCGGGCGCCTGCAGGCGCACGGCCGTCCGCTCGCCGTGGGCGAGCCGGCCCATCTAGCGTTGTACGACGACAGCGTTCGCGCGAGGTTCGCCGTCGACGACCTGCACGGACGCAGCACCAACTCGCCCTACCTCGGGCGCGAGCTGCCGGGTTCGACGCGGTGGACGTTCCGCGCCGGCATCGCGACCGTGCGCGACGGCGTCGTCGTGGATGCGGCGGAGGTGCACGCATGA
- a CDS encoding aspartate carbamoyltransferase catalytic subunit gives MRNLLDTRTLGREQALRILDVAEDMADTQQREIKKLPTLRGKTVVNLFFEDSTRTRISFEAAAKRLSADVINFSAKGSSVSKGESLQDTAQTLQAMGADAVVIRHGASGAPRTLATSGWITAGVVNAGDGTHEHPTQALLDAFTLRKRLFGADSRGRDLSGVSVAIVGDILHSRVARSNVWLLHTLGARITLVGPPTLIPQDVSAWPAAIEYDLDRAIADGPDALMMLRIQLERMNAAYFPTEREYARAWGLDGERLDALPADSIVMHPGPMNRGLEISAAAADSPRSTVLEQVTNGVSVRMAVLYLLLAGERPASEKEGAS, from the coding sequence ATGAGGAACCTCCTCGACACCCGCACGCTCGGCCGCGAGCAGGCCCTCCGCATCCTCGACGTCGCAGAAGACATGGCGGATACGCAGCAGCGCGAGATCAAGAAGCTGCCGACGCTGCGCGGCAAGACGGTGGTGAACCTCTTCTTCGAGGACTCGACGCGCACCCGGATTTCCTTCGAAGCGGCGGCGAAGCGCCTGTCCGCTGACGTCATCAACTTCTCGGCCAAGGGCTCGAGCGTCTCCAAGGGGGAGTCCCTGCAGGACACCGCCCAGACGCTGCAGGCCATGGGAGCGGACGCCGTCGTCATCCGTCACGGCGCATCCGGGGCTCCTCGCACCCTCGCCACGAGCGGCTGGATCACCGCCGGCGTGGTGAACGCCGGCGACGGGACCCACGAGCATCCGACGCAGGCACTGCTGGACGCGTTCACACTGCGCAAGCGTCTGTTCGGTGCTGACAGTCGGGGCCGCGACCTGTCCGGGGTGTCCGTCGCGATCGTCGGTGACATCCTCCACTCGCGCGTCGCACGCTCCAACGTGTGGTTGCTGCACACGCTCGGCGCGCGGATCACTCTCGTCGGGCCGCCGACCCTCATCCCGCAGGATGTGTCGGCGTGGCCGGCAGCGATCGAATACGACCTCGACCGTGCCATCGCCGACGGTCCCGATGCGCTCATGATGCTGCGCATCCAGCTCGAGCGGATGAATGCGGCGTATTTCCCGACCGAGCGCGAGTACGCGCGAGCGTGGGGACTGGACGGCGAGCGTCTCGACGCCCTGCCGGCCGATAGCATTGTCATGCACCCTGGGCCGATGAACCGCGGGCTGGAGATCTCCGCTGCGGCGGCGGATTCGCCGCGATCCACGGTGCTCGAGCAGGTCACCAACGGCGTATCCGTGCGGATGGCTGTGCTGTACCTGCTGCTTGCGGGCGAACGCCCCGCCTCCGAGAAAGAAGGTGCGTCATGA
- the pyrR gene encoding bifunctional pyr operon transcriptional regulator/uracil phosphoribosyltransferase PyrR, which produces MSTRTVLHEADIARALTRISHEILESNRGPEGLVILGIPTRGVPLARRIGALVSDFGGVPVPVGALDVTMYRDDLASNPTRAPHRTDIPAGGIDHRTIVLVDDVLFSGRSIRAALDALQDIGRPAAVRLAALIDRGHRELPIRPDFVGKNLPSARDERVNVRLAETDGVEEVTIES; this is translated from the coding sequence ATGAGCACGCGAACCGTGCTGCATGAGGCCGACATCGCCAGGGCCCTGACTCGGATCTCCCACGAGATCCTGGAGTCCAACCGCGGTCCGGAGGGGCTGGTGATCCTCGGTATCCCGACGCGAGGGGTGCCGCTGGCCCGTCGCATCGGCGCCCTCGTGTCCGACTTCGGCGGCGTACCGGTGCCCGTGGGCGCCCTCGATGTCACGATGTACCGCGACGACCTCGCCAGCAACCCCACCCGGGCGCCGCACCGAACCGACATCCCCGCGGGCGGCATCGACCACCGCACGATCGTCCTCGTCGACGACGTGCTCTTCTCGGGCCGGAGCATCCGGGCCGCTCTCGACGCGCTGCAGGACATCGGACGCCCCGCCGCGGTGCGGTTGGCCGCCCTGATCGACCGGGGTCATCGGGAGCTTCCGATCCGCCCCGACTTCGTCGGCAAGAACCTGCCGAGCGCACGCGACGAGCGCGTCAACGTCCGCCTCGCCGAGACCGACGGCGTCGAAGAGGTGACGATCGAGTCATGA
- the mvk gene encoding mevalonate kinase, producing the protein MTSSSARPARPSDAPATPTPTAAASGRASGKAILLGEHAVVYRRPALAIPLSALQVRAEVRRSSGPSHLHSDLYDGPLTAAPARLGPTAMAAAAALEAVGAAGESIDLRIASDLPAERGVGSSAAVAAAVVRAVAAAFGTDLDAAAEHDVIQRAERVAHVSPSGLDAHAVRADAPIWFEDGAVSPVAVAAPLTFVIADTGVAGRTREAVAYVRRRHDEDPQGTTVLLDELGELTREARTHLATGDARSLGAVMDRGHATLDLLGVGDPSLDELAATARAHGAWGAKLTGGGRGGCVLVLIRDDKSAAEVAGALRGAGAAATWTTTVEATT; encoded by the coding sequence ATGACCAGTTCTTCCGCCCGTCCCGCGCGCCCATCCGATGCGCCGGCGACGCCGACCCCCACTGCTGCAGCGAGCGGGCGGGCATCCGGCAAGGCGATCCTCCTCGGCGAGCACGCCGTCGTCTACCGACGGCCGGCACTTGCCATCCCGCTCTCCGCGCTTCAGGTACGGGCCGAGGTCCGCCGGTCGAGCGGTCCGAGCCATCTGCACAGCGATCTGTACGACGGACCTCTGACCGCAGCCCCCGCACGCCTGGGCCCCACCGCCATGGCTGCCGCGGCAGCGCTCGAAGCGGTCGGTGCCGCCGGTGAGTCGATCGATCTCCGCATCGCGAGCGACCTGCCGGCCGAGCGCGGTGTCGGATCCTCCGCCGCCGTCGCCGCTGCCGTCGTGCGCGCCGTGGCCGCCGCGTTCGGTACCGACCTGGATGCCGCGGCCGAGCACGACGTGATCCAGCGGGCCGAGCGTGTCGCTCACGTGTCACCGAGCGGTCTCGACGCACACGCCGTGCGCGCCGACGCACCGATCTGGTTCGAGGACGGTGCCGTGTCACCCGTCGCCGTGGCCGCCCCCCTCACCTTCGTGATCGCCGACACCGGCGTCGCCGGCCGCACGAGGGAAGCCGTCGCCTATGTCCGCAGGCGTCACGATGAAGACCCGCAGGGCACGACGGTTCTGCTCGACGAACTGGGCGAGCTGACCCGCGAGGCGCGCACGCACCTCGCGACCGGCGATGCCCGGAGTCTGGGTGCCGTCATGGACCGGGGTCACGCGACGCTGGATCTCCTGGGTGTGGGCGACCCGTCACTCGATGAACTCGCGGCCACGGCGCGCGCGCACGGCGCCTGGGGAGCGAAACTGACCGGCGGAGGGCGGGGCGGATGCGTCCTCGTGCTGATCCGCGACGACAAGAGCGCCGCCGAGGTCGCCGGCGCCCTGCGCGGCGCGGGAGCGGCCGCGACCTGGACCACCACGGTGGAGGCGACGACATGA
- the mvaD gene encoding diphosphomevalonate decarboxylase, which yields MTEARATAHPNIALVKYWGKAHAALNLPATGSLSMTLGVFPTTTTVVVDDTLDADVFVLNGREQTGIPAERTARFLDLVRELSGSALRARVESHNTVPSAAGLASSAAGFAALAGAAASAFGLQLSARELSRLARRGSGSAARSVFGGFALWHAGDDEQSYAEPLPAPADLAMVVAIVDSGEKQVSSREAMRRTADTSPFYPAWVSSTAATLEEARRACVEGDVAQLGRLTENNALRMHAVIQASAPSIRYLSPTSIALFDRVAALRDAGLESYATADAGPNVVALCRAADAEAVAGELGALAETVIALPGPGLVVGGRSVG from the coding sequence ATGACAGAGGCCCGCGCGACCGCGCATCCGAACATCGCTCTGGTGAAGTACTGGGGCAAAGCCCACGCGGCGCTCAACCTGCCGGCCACCGGCAGCCTGTCGATGACGCTCGGCGTGTTCCCCACGACCACCACCGTCGTGGTGGACGACACGTTGGACGCCGACGTCTTCGTGCTGAACGGCCGCGAGCAGACGGGGATCCCCGCCGAGCGCACCGCACGCTTCCTCGATCTCGTAAGAGAGCTGTCCGGCTCTGCTCTACGTGCCCGTGTGGAGTCCCACAACACCGTGCCGTCCGCTGCGGGGCTCGCGTCCTCCGCCGCCGGCTTCGCCGCACTCGCCGGCGCCGCCGCATCCGCCTTCGGACTGCAGCTGAGCGCGAGGGAGCTCAGCCGCCTCGCCCGTCGCGGTTCGGGTTCCGCCGCGCGTTCCGTCTTCGGCGGCTTCGCCCTCTGGCACGCGGGCGACGACGAGCAGTCGTACGCGGAACCGCTACCGGCGCCCGCGGATCTCGCGATGGTCGTCGCGATCGTGGACAGCGGCGAGAAGCAGGTCTCCAGCCGGGAGGCGATGCGCCGCACGGCGGATACCTCGCCCTTCTACCCCGCGTGGGTCTCCTCGACCGCGGCGACGCTCGAGGAAGCGCGTCGCGCATGCGTCGAGGGCGACGTCGCGCAGCTCGGACGCCTCACCGAGAACAACGCGCTTCGGATGCACGCCGTGATCCAGGCCTCGGCCCCGTCCATCCGCTACCTCTCGCCGACGAGCATCGCGCTCTTCGACCGCGTGGCGGCGCTGCGCGACGCGGGCCTGGAGTCGTACGCGACGGCGGACGCGGGCCCGAACGTCGTCGCCCTGTGCCGCGCCGCGGATGCCGAGGCCGTCGCGGGCGAGCTCGGCGCGTTGGCCGAGACCGTCATCGCACTGCCCGGGCCCGGGCTGGTGGTCGGCGGAAGGTCCGTCGGATGA